GATGACGCGGACACCGCCGTCGGGCAGGATCGTCACGTCGATGGTGGTGGCATGGCCCGCAAGCGCTTCATCGACCGAGTTGTCGACGATCTCGGAGACGAGATGGTGCAGGCCTCGTGGGCCCGTCGAGCCGATGTACATACCCGGCCGCTTGCGAACCGCTTCGAGCCCCTCGAGTACCTGGATCTCATCAGCACCGTAAGCCGGTGTCTGCTGGGGCTTCGTCGGTTCCGCTGTCATGTGTGAATCGGGCTCCTGACCGTCATTCTGGCGACTCTCGATCCTATCAAATCGAGGGTCGACGCAAGCCTCGAAGCGCCGTTCTGGGGCGATTTCAGATTCCCAGTGACCGAATTTGCCTGCCTAGCCGTAGGTATCGCGCGGACCACGCCCTGGAACCGATCTGGGACCCTTTTTCCAGGTGGGGGCATCCGGCCCCTGAAAGCGGATCGTGTCGACGCCGGCTCCGGGGAATCGCGTGGTGATCTCGGTGACCAGTTGCGTACGCATCATGCGGAGCTGCGTGGCCCATGCCGTCGACTCGCAGCGCACCTGCAGCACGCCGCCCTCGATCGCGATCGGCTCGGTGTGCCGCGCAGTCTCCTCACCGGCGATCTCGGCCCATGACGCGAGCACGTCGTGCTGCGACAACGGTCCGCTCCAGCCGAGCTGCGCACTGAGGGAGTCGATGGTGTCGCCGAGCGGCTTCGGGTCGCGACCGGGACTGAACGGCTCGCTGCCGGATGCCTCGCGAGTGCGGACCCGGCCCGGGCGCCCGGTGCGCGTGCGAGGCTCGCCGCCGAAGATCTCGCGGAAGTGCTGGTAGACGCGGGAGGCCTCAGACATCGGCGGCCTCGGGCTCGGTCGCGGTCTCAGCCTCGGACTCAGGCTCGGGCTCGGGCTCGGGCTCGGGCTCGGATGGTGATGGTGATGGTGACAGCGTCGGCGATGGTGACGTTCCGAGCTCGCCCTCGCCGTCGACGATGCGGCCGGCCGCGATGTGCACGATGCGGGCGGTGAGCGGGGCTGGCACGTCTTCGAGCACGGCCGCCGTCACGAGCACCTGCTCGAAGCCTGCGATCGCCTGGGCCAGCCGTTCTCGCCGCAGTCGGTCGAGCTCGGCGAACACGTCGTCGAGCACGAGCACGGGGTCGCCGGTCATCGAGTCGCGCCGCAGCAGTTCGGCCGAGGCGAGGCGAAGCGCGAGTGCGAACGACCAGGATTCGCCGTGGCTCGCGTAGCCCTTCGCGGGGAGCCCGTTGAGGAGCAGCACGACGTCATCGCGGTGCGGGCCGACGAGGGTGACTCCGCGCTCGAGCTCCTTCGGGCGCAGCACGCGCAACGCTTCGGCGAATCGCTCGCGGGTGCCGGCCGTCGAGGCGGCCGCGTCGACCACCTGCTCGGGATCGGAGTCGGGGTCTGCACCGTCGATCGAGAGCAACGGGGTCATGCCCGGCCCGTGATCGGCGTCGACGATGGCGCGGTAGGCGGCGGCCAGCGGTTCGCGGAGCTCGTCGACGAGCGCGAGCCGCTGGTCGATGAGCTCGGAACCGAGCACGACGAGGCGTTCGTCCCAGATGTCGAGCGTGGTCAACTTGTCGACCGCGAGACCGCGGGCCCGCGCACTCTTCAGCAGCGAATTGCGCTGCTTCAGCACCCGCTCGTAGTCGGCCATGACCCCGGCGAGGCGCGGGGTGCGCTGGATGAGCAGTTCGTCGAGCATGCGCCGGCGCACCGAGGGCTCGCCGCGCACGATCGCGAGGTCTTCGGGTGCGAAGAGCACGCTGTGCGCATAGCGCGGCAGCTCCCGGGTCTTCACGGGCGAGCGGTTCAGCTGGGCCCGATTGGCGCCCTGGCGATTCAGCTGCAGTTCGACGAGCAGCTCGCGGTCGCCGTGCGAGAGCAGCGCCCGCACGATCGCGGCGTCGGCACCTGCCCTGATGAGCGCCTGGTCCCCCGAGACCCGGTGCGATCCGAGTGTGGCGAGGTAGCCGATCGCCTCGACGAGGTTGGTCTTGCCCTGACCGTTGCGCCCGACCAGCACCGTCGCACCCGGGCCGAGTTCGAGCTCGGCACGCGCGTAGTTGCGGTAATCGGTCAGTGAGAGCCGGGCGACGTG
The DNA window shown above is from Agromyces cerinus and carries:
- a CDS encoding DUF721 domain-containing protein, with product MSEASRVYQHFREIFGGEPRTRTGRPGRVRTREASGSEPFSPGRDPKPLGDTIDSLSAQLGWSGPLSQHDVLASWAEIAGEETARHTEPIAIEGGVLQVRCESTAWATQLRMMRTQLVTEITTRFPGAGVDTIRFQGPDAPTWKKGPRSVPGRGPRDTYG
- the recF gene encoding DNA replication/repair protein RecF (All proteins in this family for which functions are known are DNA-binding proteins that assist the filamentation of RecA onto DNA for the initiation of recombination or recombinational repair.) — encoded protein: MHVARLSLTDYRNYARAELELGPGATVLVGRNGQGKTNLVEAIGYLATLGSHRVSGDQALIRAGADAAIVRALLSHGDRELLVELQLNRQGANRAQLNRSPVKTRELPRYAHSVLFAPEDLAIVRGEPSVRRRMLDELLIQRTPRLAGVMADYERVLKQRNSLLKSARARGLAVDKLTTLDIWDERLVVLGSELIDQRLALVDELREPLAAAYRAIVDADHGPGMTPLLSIDGADPDSDPEQVVDAAASTAGTRERFAEALRVLRPKELERGVTLVGPHRDDVVLLLNGLPAKGYASHGESWSFALALRLASAELLRRDSMTGDPVLVLDDVFAELDRLRRERLAQAIAGFEQVLVTAAVLEDVPAPLTARIVHIAAGRIVDGEGELGTSPSPTLSPSPSPSEPEPEPEPEPESEAETATEPEAADV